The Amycolatopsis umgeniensis DNA segment TCGAGTCCAGGTCAAGGCCAGAATCGTTGCTACGGACACCCTGGCAAGCGCCTCCTTCTCGGCTTTCCGTTCCTTCGACTTCGACATCGCCGTGCTGATCACCTTCGACAGCGCCACCCTGCCGGACGCGATCACTGCGGTCTAGTCGCAGACGATCACCCAGACGTGCATCGTGCACTTGCTGCGCAACAGCTTCCGCTATGCCGGCCCTCAGCACTGGGACGCGATCGCGAAAGCGCTCAAGCCGGTCTACACCGCGGCCACGGAGGCTGCGGCGCGGGAGCGGTTCGGCGAGTTCGCCGAGGCTTGGGGTGGTCGGTATCCGGCGATCGTGCGGTTGTGGGACAACGCCTGGGCCGAGTTCGTGCCGTTCCTGGCCTTTGATCCTGAGATTCGGCGGGTGATCTGCTCGACCAACGCGATCGAGAGCGTCAACGCCCGCATCCGCCGCGCGGTGAAGGCCCGTGGGCACTTCCCCAACGAGCAGGCCGCGCTCAAGTGCGTCTACATGGCGATCATGAGCCTCGACCCGACCAGCGCCGGCCGCAACGCTGGACGATGCGGTGGAAACCCGCGTTGAACGCGTTCGAGATCGCCTTCGACGGTCGCCTGGCCGCCGGACGCAAGTAGTTCCCTTCAACCCGAGTTACACCGCTCGTTTGACAGACCCCTCTGTCGCGGGGATGTCGGATCTCGGTGTGAGTATGTAACAGCTGCACTCGGAGTCCGGAGCGGATGTCGGCGGTATCGCCTGGACAGGTTGCGAAATCGGGCGTTGTTAGGCCGTCCGGATTAACGTGGTCGGATCAGCGGAAAAGGGGTTGCCGGACGCACACAGGCTGCGGGTGGCTCACCGGGAGGTCGGCGCGTCATCGAGGGATGGCAGCGTGATGGCGGTGTTTCAACCGCCGGTGCAGGTGGCGCTGGCTCAAACGATGCGAGACATGCCGGTGTTCCTGCCCGACCGAGAGTGGCTCTGTCAGCCGAAGCTCGATGGGTGACGCTCGCTGCTGTTTGCTTCGGCCGATTCCAGCCGCAACGTAGTGAGCTTGACGCTGAGCTGGAGCATGCTGATTTACCGGGCGATCCGCTGGCGGTATCGCGTCCGCTGGTGGACCTGACGATCGCGGACCACGTGTTCCGAGTTCTCATCCACAGCTGTTGGGGCCCGTGGTGCTGGAGGCCTGGAGGGAACACCGCGGCCCGCGCACGCTGGCTGGAAAGCTGAGAACCAGAAAGGGCCCGCACCTTGCGGGCTCTTTCTCGTGCGCTAAGACCAGCCGTAACGCCCGGCGTGGCCGGCACGACTCCTGTGGATTCACAAGCTGGGGAGGCGCTGTGCCGACGTCCGGGTGGCTCTATCGATCGTCTTCCTTGCCACCGCGTCGCCGCCTCGCCCGGCCGACGGTGGCAAGGGCTGTCCCCGCCACCATCAACTGGAGGGCGGTAGTCGCGAACTCCAAGATCGCCTGCATTGTGTTCCTCCTCGGCTGGTGCTTCCCGAGTCAAGGTGACCGGCGCGCCGTCAGGGGCGGAAGCGATTCGGAAAGCACCGGAAACCAGCGGAACGGCTACCGTGAACCAGCTGTTCAGCGGGCCGCTCGCTGTGGCCCGCCGGAAGCCACCGGAAGCGGAGGAGCAAGATGTTGGACGCGTTCGACCGGAGTGAGCGACTTGAGCTGGGCGAGTTCTGCGGACAGCTCCGACGGCTGCGACTCGCGTGCGGGAATCCCACGCTCAAGGCATTGGCGAGTGTCGCCCCGGTTGAGCGCTCCCAACTTTCCGTCCTCTTCCTCGGTAAGATCCCCAACCCGCCGTCCTGGGATTTGGTGCGAGCAGTCGTGGAGGTCTGCCGCCGTACCGCAACCGAGAAGGGACTCTCCCCATCGGTCCCCCTGGACTACAGCTACTGGCAGGACCAGCTTCAGCGCGTGATCCAGACGGTCGCCCGTCCCACCCCGGACGCTTGGGTGGACTTGGCCGGGAAGCACCGCGCCTGGCAGTTCGCGGATGAGTCGGACTCGCTGCGGCCGGAAACCGAGGCATTGGCGCAGCGGCTGGCTGACCGGCGCGCGACCGCCGAGCGGCGGCTGGCCGGCGACCCGTGGCATGACCGTGGGCTGCCCGAACGTGTGCTGGCCTACGCCGACGACTTGCTCCAGCGGTGCAATGCGGATGGCACGTTCCGGCTCTCTCCGACCGAGGCCGCGCTGGTGGTGCTGACGCCGATGCTTCACCACGTGGTCTCACTCGAGACGGCAGCGGAGTTCGCCGACGTTGAGCCGACGAATCTCGAGCAGACTGCAGCAGTGCCCGGATCGCCTCGGTCCGGGTACGAGAGGTTCCTGGCCTCAAACCCGCACCAGCGGCTGGTCACGCGGGCATGTCTGCCACACATCGAGGGCCGGGAGACCCAGTCGGAGGAGATCGGCTGGTGGCTCTACCACCGATGGCTTGCTGGCTATGCTCCGCGAGCCGAGGCGAATCCGGTCGGAGGCCTCGTCGAGGACGGTCGACTGCACCGTGTTCTCGCAGGCCCTTTGGCGCACTTGATCCGGCTGTTCCGGCTGCCGCCGAGCGATCTCCGGAACCCGGCGCGAGATCACCTGGGCAGCGTTCGCGGGCCGGTCGTCAGGGAAAGGCTCGTCGGGTTGCTGCTGGTCACCGCCCACGCTATGGCGATACAGCTGTCCACGCTTTCCAGCACGATCGTGGAGCATCTCGGCATCCCGGAGCCCGTCAAGATCGATGAGCTGCGGCAGGCCCTTGAGGTCTGCGACTGGACGGTCGAGTCATCGGGCATCGTCCTCAACGCGCGTTGCCGCCACGAAGCGGTTCTCGAAGCCCTGGTGGAGCATTGCGACCACACTGACGAGGTCTTGCGCGCGGTGCGGTCGGTCGCGGCTCGCGAGACCGCGGTGCAGGCATTGCAATTCCTTCCGGTTAATGCCTCCGCGCGTGAAGTTCGACCAGAGGAAGTCGCCGGAAAGGACCTGTTCGTGGTTCCCCCGGCCAGGTTTGCCCTCGACGAGACCCGCGTTCGTGAACTCCTCATGGGAGAGCAGCTCTACCGCGACCGGTCGCTCGCCATCCGCGAGCTGTACCAGAACGCGCTCGACGCGTGCCGCTACCGGAGGGCAAGGCATGAGTACCGGCGGCGAACCGGACAGCCGGACGGTGAGTGGCGGGGCCGGATTGAGTTCGAGCAGGGCGTCGACGTCGACGGCCGACCCTACCTGCTGTGCCGCGACAACGGGGTCGGCATGGGCCGCACGGAACTGTGTGAGGTGTTCTCCCAGGTCGGTGTCCGGTTCGCCGACCGTCTCGAGTTCGCCGAAGAGCGGGCCGAGTGGGCCGGAGCGGACGTGTTCCTGCACCCGAACAGTCGATTCGGCATCGGGGTAATGAGTTACTTCATGCTGGCTGACGAGATCGAGGTCACGACTTGCCGGATGAGCAGGGACGAACGGCTGCCGGGGCCCGAGCTGAAGGTCTTCATCGCCGGGCCCGGCCACCTGTTCCGGATCAATGAGGTTGCCTCACACGGGAATGAACCAGGCACATCTATCAAACTGTTCCTGCGCCCAGGCGAAGAGCTGCCATCGTGTGTCCGCACGCTGCAGGCTCTGCTGGGCATCGCGGAGTTCGAGACGGTCGCCGAGCATGACGGTTCCGTGGCCGAATGGCACCCGAACGAGCTCAAGCCGCGCGAGCGTCAAGCATGGGAAGAGAACGGGATTAATGCGTTCGGCCAGCTGGCTGCCGCCAACCCCGGACAGAACGGCCAGGTGGTGTGGTGCCAGTTTGGCGGCGCCCTCCTCGTGGACGGCATCTACGTCCATGCCTCCTACCAGGGGAAGGTCCTGCACGCTGTCGAGGGCGCGCTCGATCCCCGCGGCGCGGTGATCAACATCGTCGGCCCACGAGCGCCAGCTCTGACAGTGGACCGGATGTCGGTCTTCGAAGACGTCTCCGACGTCGCGGAAGAGCTACTCAGGGAAGCGGCGGGCGTCCTGCGTTCCGACGGGTTCGCCTTCGCTTCCTATTCCTGGATCATTGACGTCGCGCGGACGTCGCCCGGGATCGCCGACCTCGTCACGGAGACCTTTTCGGACGCCGGAGTCGAACTCGTACTGTCTGATAGGCCTCTGTCCCTCGGCGTTTCCGGAGTAATGGCCATTGACAGTGAGCTCTGCGATGCCCATAACTTGTCCGGCCGCGAAGCTGGCAAGACCATCCGCGAGTGGAAGGTACCCGATCACATTCTGCTTTGGCGCTTGCTTGCCCTGGTCGAGGACCCTTTGGGTTCGCTGAGTGGGATCGCAGTCGAACGCACCAGAAAGTTGTTGCCCGCCAAGCCATCCGACACGCTGATTCTCGGAAACCTGGCTGATTATGCTCGCGACGGACTGGACAGTGAGCTTCCGTTGGGACCGTTCTTCAAGTCGTGCGCCGACTTGGGCGTCGAAGAAGATGTCATCTCCGAGCGCATGCAGTTGCTCAACCTTTCCCGCCCCCGGCTGATCACCGAGGCCACGCCTCGACATTCTCCGATCGACCTCGCTCTTCTGAGTAGGTCCGCAGACGGCCGCCCTCCGTGGCTGGCGGTCGGCCCTGTCGATGTCTCCCATCTGATCGTGGCAAGCGTCCGGCTCAAGATGCCCATCACCCGTGTCGCAGACCGGTTGAAGGAATTCGGCTATAGCACACCTGACTCCACCGATCTGCCGCGACGAGTCGAGGACTCCGATCTGCGCCTCCTTAGCTACAACAACGATGGCAAGCGGCCGTGGATATCACTAAAAGGTGGGATTAGCTTTCAGAAACTTGTGCAGTTCGCCATTGCGAGCCATCAAGAAGTCGATCAATTGCTTTATCGGGCGCGAGAGCTCAAGCTGCCCGTTCATGGATCTCGAACGGTCTCGATCAGCATCTTTGAATTGGAGCCACAGATTGCCCAGTTGGCAGCAGAATTCTGGTTAACGCTAGGTGAAGGCGTATCTCGGGCCGAATTGGCTTATCGCGTCGCGCGTCGGGGTATATCTCCAAGAAGTGCGGCTGAAATGCTTACTATGGCAGGACTCGACTTTCAGGAAGTGTATGCGATTCCAGTATCGCTCGACAGTAATGACGTTGCCATCTTAGTGGCGATGTCGTCGTTTCGTGACGTCGTGTCGGTCGCCTGCCTGATTGACATTTCACTCAAGACCAGTATTTCGCAAATGGAGGTCGCCTCTCGACTGAGTAAATTGGGATTCAATGTTCCCGTGGAAGTGGATTCGGCGCTAATCCTTGATTCGAAAGATCGACAGATTGTCGATCGCGTGCAGAACATGTTGTACTCTGGGGTAGTTCGCCCGCAGATTGTCATCCGGGCTGCGGTCGGAGCAGAGTGTTCACCCTGGGAGGCGGGTATTCGATTGCGGCGACTCGGAATTCAGGTCGAAAATTATGATAACCTACCGACAACAAGCTCCGAGCTTGACCTTAAAGCCATGTCGAGCAATTTCGATTTATTCAAGTTTATCCCTGAAGGTGTTCCAGTTCCGGAAGCTCATATCATCCGAATTGCGCATCAGAATCGCCTGAGCCCTCGTGATGTGACGAGGAGGCTCACCTCTCTTGGATACCAATCCCCGCCGGAAGATCAAGTCCCGGCCTGCTGCTTCGACTCGGACGTCAAATTGCTATCTTGGCGCGAACTCACCTCGCACAACAGGTGGCAAGATCCCTACCAACCGGTCTCCATCGCGAACCTGATCCGGGCTGCCATCCGCTGCCGCATCAGCATCATGGCCGCAGCCGCCCGGATGACCGAACTCGGGTGCCGCGTACCCGACCTGGAAACCGTGCTACCGCCACTGCTCGCGCGCGTTCCGACTATCCAGGACTCATAGACCCTCGACGCTGATCGCAGAGCCGTACGTCCGGGATACAGGCCTGCTCATCGACGTCGCAGAGCTGTGGGAGCTGTTCGTCCTCCACTGCGCCCGCCGCGCAACCGCCCTTCCCGTCACACACGGCACCCAGCACCACATCTCCACACCGCTGCTGCGATCAGCCCACCACCCCACCGCGGTGCTAGGCCGTCTCTATCCCGACATTCTCATCGGCTCCCGACGCACCAAAAGTGATCATCGACGCCAAATGCAAACCACTCAACGACCGCTGCGGAGTTGACCGAGAAGACCTCTACCAGCTCAACAGCTACCTCACCGCACACAAAGCAGAACTCGGTGCCCTCGCCTACCCAACACTCGACCAGCAGCCACCGCCGGACATCCAGCAGCGCAACCCATGGCTCACCCAGCAGAACCGGGCCATGAACTTCGTCCAGCTCCCGACGACCGAAAGCGACTGCACAACCGCGTTGAGCACACTGATCACAAGCAGACGCATGGATACTCTCGACTGAACCATCTGGCAACGTCGGGAGGCGTGCCGTGATCGTGAGCACCAAGCCTGGCTCCATCTATGCCCGGCTGCACCGGCCCAATGCTCGGAGACCCGGTTCCAGCTCGTCAACGTGGCCCGCTGGACGAGCCGGGAGGCGTGGGAGGCGGCCACCACGGAACTCGCCAGCGTGATTCACCGCTCTGCCGCAGGTTCTGGTCAACGTGCCGGTTCACGACAAAACCGCGATCGTCAACTCGGCAGAGGTTCGTGACGCGGTCGAGAAGGCGAATCTCGGGCTTGGCGACCACGGCCGAGTTGTGGTCCGCCCGTCGGGCTTCGAACATCTGGTGCGCGTGATGGTCGAGGCCGCCGAGCAAGACACCGCCCAGTCAGCGGCGTCGGCGACTGTGCGATCCAGGGCGGCGCAGATCATGTCCAGGCCTCGAGCCGGACGGTCACCGGCTGCTTCGGCCACAACGCTGCGACTTGCTCATCGACGGGTTCGGCTCTCCAGGGCCGATAAGAATCGCAACACCCAGAGAAGGTGCCGTTGAATGGAAGGGCTCGGCGTCTCCGATTGGGCTCCGTTGCCCACGTAGAGCCCGATACAGGCAGACACGCAGCGACACTCGGCCCGAGCTCAAACTGGCGTTGACCTGCACAAACCGGCAGAATCTAGCATTCGACGACACTGGCTGACATGCCGGATCTGCGGTCTCATAATCCCTTGGCCGTCGGTTCGAGCCCGACCCGGCCCACTGCATAAACATCGCTGCCGTTCTGCGGGGATTTTGGTCCTTCGGCGGCAATTTCGCCTGGGCGCTACTCGCGGTGGTCTCCGTTTGTTCCGGTGTGCCGATAGGCGTAGCAGCCTTTCTGCTTCCGCCGCGGACTGCATCAGATTCGGAGTTCTTTGCTTCCACAGCTGGACAAGCTCGGTGTGGTCGCAGGTCGGTTGGGCGTGATCCGTGTTCTCGAGCAGAACGCCAGTGACGTCGATGGTTACCCTCGCAATGCGCACTTTGGAACCGGCGCGGTCACGTCAGGCGGTGAACTTCCTCCCGTTGTCCGGATCTTGGCGTTGCCCTCCCAGATGACGGACTCGGTTCGTAGCCAGCGGAGGAGATCAGCCCACCAAGTCGCCGGGCGGCTCTACATGGAAACGTCCGCTCATTCCGCTGGTCGGTCGTCACGGTGTGGCGGGGTGGTCGGGCGATGATGGCGGGGGTTGGAGGGATTTCCACGTGAGTTCGGGAAGCGGGCCGCTGGTGATGTCGAGGTCTGCGCGGGCGTGGGCATAGAACTCGTTGCGTAGTCGCATGGCATTCCGGTAGGCGTTCGTGAACGCGGCTGTGTCGGGGTGCTCCTCGCGCAGGATGTGCTCCAGTTGCCACACCTGTTCGCTCCATGCTCGTGCGGCGGAGATCGTCGCCGGTTCGCCGAGGAGCAGGACGGTCTCCCATCGTGCGGCCCGTTCGGTCTCCCCCTCGGCGAGGTCGGCGAATGCGGAGTCGAGGTCGATGGGCTGACCTGTGGGCAGCAGCTCTTGGGTCTCCGCGATCCGACGGCACAGCCGGACCATGTGCTTGACCGCGTTGGCGTACTCCGAATACGCGAGCAGACGCTTGTCGTCCCACCGGGCGGACTGCGTTCGCCGCCAACGGGCTCGCTCGGTGAGGGAGGTGACGACGAACGTGGCGGCTGAGCCGAGCAGGACACCGGCGATGGTCAACACCTGCGCAACGATCGGGTTCACAGATCACAGCCTGCCATCTCCCAGACCGTCCTACCTACCCATTCGGAGATGGCGATAAGAGAGGCAAGCACCCTCGTCGACCGGGCAGCGCACGCTCATGTCGCTATGAGGACCTTCGGGCAGGCGGCTGGGCCGGCCCATGCTGCCCTGTCGCCGCGGCCGTCGAGCTCACTCCAGCCGAGGAGATGCCAAGAGTTTGAGGCTGATCATGGTGACGTCATCAACAGACAGCGGTGAATTCCCAGGTCGCGCGAGATCGACATGTCACGAGCGGCGAGAACCGAATTGTTCAACCACGGCGAAGAACGACCGTGATACGGCAGTGGTGCTCTATTGCCCAGACGCCTTCGGCTGTTGGTCCGCAGCCTCACTCTCGAAGCCGACGAACTGGAAGAAGTCGACCTGCCGCAGCCGGAATACCTACTCGATGAAGATCCATATGACCATCTCGGCATCGACGAGGACGCCGCTTACGCGATCTACTGTGACGACCCGTCTAAACACGACGCCAGGCTGACCGCGCACTGGCCGGCCCTCTGACAGCCGTAGCGCAGGACGTAGTTCACCACCACTTCGACCATCGCGACTCAGCGTGGACCGCTTTCGCGCTAGCGGCAGAGTCTGTTGTCCGGACCGGCTGAGTAGCCTTGCCGATCTCGCGAGGCGGTCGGATCAGCGAGAATCCCGCGTGTCGGGTTGAGACGGCCGGTCTTCAACGGGCGGGGTAGCGTCAGCAGTGGCGCCGCTGGTGGGTACGTTCTGTGCATGTGGCAGTACGCGTTGTGGGGACTCCTGGGAGCAGCGGTCAACCGGTCGTTGCTGTTCGTAGAAGCCAGCCAGCGTGTAAAGGGCTGGCCTTGGACCCGACCTCACGGCCCCGGCGGAGGGGTGTACGCGGTCTCCGTCGTCGTTCACCTGGCGATCGCCGGCTCGACCACGGCCGCGGTGGCCACGACCTCACTGATCAGTAACGGCCTGATCGCCTTCGGAATGGGAGCCGCGGCCCCCGTCGTTGTCAAAAAAGTAGCGGGGTACGCCCTGCAGTCCCTGCCGTCCGCCGAGGACAGTCCCCAGCGAGGAGAACGGGGCAGTAGCGATGGCTCGTAACACCTTCGCCCGTCTGCTGGCGGCGCTCGCTGATGCCACGCCCGCCTTCACCCCACCATCGGCGCCTGACGCACCCGGCCGAGGCCGTCGCCTGCTCACCGCGCTCGCCGACGCCACACCTTCTTTTCATCCAGGCGGCCCTCCTCCCGGCGTCGCGAACCGCGCCGCCGCAGCCGCACCGGAAGGCACCGCCGACTGCCCCGGTTCCGAGAACGACGCCGACCTCGGTCCCACTGATCTTGAACAGGTCGTCCAGCGCTTGATCGAAAGGACCCCGCGCGAGCGGCTGGAGTCTCGTATTTCTGTGCCGATCGAATGGATGCGGCTCATACGGGCGTGGGCACGTCTGCTCATCATGAGTGAAAAGCTCACCGGTGTCCTGGACGACCTCGTGCCACGCGTCCGGGTGCAAGACCTCACCGTCCGGCGCGTCGAGGCTCTTGCCGCAGACCTTTCCAACGGGATCATCGACGAGTTCAGGGACGCGTCAGTCGATGTAAGCGCCTTCTTGAAGCCCGTCGGGTATCCCGACAACGCGCGCAAACTCTTCACAGCTCAAGTGACAACACTACGTTCGATGCTCAGCGAAGTCAGCAGAAAGCAGTCCCGCGAACGCGTTGACGACGAAGTCGCAGCAGCACACGAACTCGCTATCGAGATCGTGCGGGTGCTCACCCACTTACTCGGCGAGTTGCTCAGCCCACCGGAACCGCCCGTGGATCGTCCTCGGGGCTCTGAGGACGCGCGAGCGATCGCCCACGGTTTCAAGGCATACGCTCCGCGACGGGCCACTCCGCCAGCGGGCTCACATTACGGCCCTGGCATCATCGTGGATCGGCGCTACAGCCCAGGCAGGCTCATCACGGTGCTGGACAGACTGGAAACGGCAGTCACCGACTTCACCGACGCGGACCTTGCCGAAGCCGACCTCCGCGGGCTACGTCTTCGCGGTGTCCAGTGGTCCATGCTGACCACCCAGTGGCCACCGGGATGGGCCGACCTCATCCGCGCGATCTCAGTCCCCATCGCCCCGGACAAGCGACCCGACCTCTATGAGATCCGCAACGATCCCGAGATGCTGGCGCGCCAGACATTCGAGTAGCGGCGGCCGTGCCAACCCGCACCGCTCAACCAGTTGCTGGTCCGCGCCGACCTGCGGGGAGCGTCCGGGGAACTGCTGCGCTGCACCCCGCACGACTTCCGTCGGATGTTCGCGACCGAGGCGATCGGCGGAGGGCTGCTCGGCCACTCCAACATCAACACCACGCAGGCATACCTGGCCGTCTTCGACGAGGAGCTCATCCGCGCCTACCGCGCCTTCGTCGACCACAGGCGAACCGAACGCCCCCAGGCCGAATACCGCGAGCCCACCGACGAGGAATGGCGCGAATTCCAGCAGCACTTCCAAACCCGCAAGCTCGAACTCGGCGAACGCGGCCGCCCCTACGGCACGCCCTGCAAACACGAACACGCCTGCGTCCGATGCCCGAGCCTGCGCCTGGACCCCGCCGCACGACCCCGGCTGGTCGAAATCATCGCCAACCTGCGCGACCGCATCCAGGAGGCCCAACTCAACGGCTGGCTCGGCGAGGTCGCCGGCTTGCGGACCAGCCTCAATGAGGCAGCCCGCAAACTGGTCAGCCTCGACCGAACCAAGGACCGCGCCACCAGCCAAGTCGCTCTCGGCATACCCATCATCACCGACCGACGAACGTGAGTCCGCAGGCAACGGGAAGCGAGGCCGAACTAAGGCGATGGGTTCACGGACTCAGACGATGCGGTGCATCGGGACGTCACTCCAGACCTCAGCAGAGATCGAGGACTGCAGGGCTCAACTGCCCAGCCGCGGCCGGGACGGGGCAACGA contains these protein-coding regions:
- a CDS encoding HD domain-containing protein translates to MLDAFDRSERLELGEFCGQLRRLRLACGNPTLKALASVAPVERSQLSVLFLGKIPNPPSWDLVRAVVEVCRRTATEKGLSPSVPLDYSYWQDQLQRVIQTVARPTPDAWVDLAGKHRAWQFADESDSLRPETEALAQRLADRRATAERRLAGDPWHDRGLPERVLAYADDLLQRCNADGTFRLSPTEAALVVLTPMLHHVVSLETAAEFADVEPTNLEQTAAVPGSPRSGYERFLASNPHQRLVTRACLPHIEGRETQSEEIGWWLYHRWLAGYAPRAEANPVGGLVEDGRLHRVLAGPLAHLIRLFRLPPSDLRNPARDHLGSVRGPVVRERLVGLLLVTAHAMAIQLSTLSSTIVEHLGIPEPVKIDELRQALEVCDWTVESSGIVLNARCRHEAVLEALVEHCDHTDEVLRAVRSVAARETAVQALQFLPVNASAREVRPEEVAGKDLFVVPPARFALDETRVRELLMGEQLYRDRSLAIRELYQNALDACRYRRARHEYRRRTGQPDGEWRGRIEFEQGVDVDGRPYLLCRDNGVGMGRTELCEVFSQVGVRFADRLEFAEERAEWAGADVFLHPNSRFGIGVMSYFMLADEIEVTTCRMSRDERLPGPELKVFIAGPGHLFRINEVASHGNEPGTSIKLFLRPGEELPSCVRTLQALLGIAEFETVAEHDGSVAEWHPNELKPRERQAWEENGINAFGQLAAANPGQNGQVVWCQFGGALLVDGIYVHASYQGKVLHAVEGALDPRGAVINIVGPRAPALTVDRMSVFEDVSDVAEELLREAAGVLRSDGFAFASYSWIIDVARTSPGIADLVTETFSDAGVELVLSDRPLSLGVSGVMAIDSELCDAHNLSGREAGKTIREWKVPDHILLWRLLALVEDPLGSLSGIAVERTRKLLPAKPSDTLILGNLADYARDGLDSELPLGPFFKSCADLGVEEDVISERMQLLNLSRPRLITEATPRHSPIDLALLSRSADGRPPWLAVGPVDVSHLIVASVRLKMPITRVADRLKEFGYSTPDSTDLPRRVEDSDLRLLSYNNDGKRPWISLKGGISFQKLVQFAIASHQEVDQLLYRARELKLPVHGSRTVSISIFELEPQIAQLAAEFWLTLGEGVSRAELAYRVARRGISPRSAAEMLTMAGLDFQEVYAIPVSLDSNDVAILVAMSSFRDVVSVACLIDISLKTSISQMEVASRLSKLGFNVPVEVDSALILDSKDRQIVDRVQNMLYSGVVRPQIVIRAAVGAECSPWEAGIRLRRLGIQVENYDNLPTTSSELDLKAMSSNFDLFKFIPEGVPVPEAHIIRIAHQNRLSPRDVTRRLTSLGYQSPPEDQVPACCFDSDVKLLSWRELTSHNRWQDPYQPVSIANLIRAAIRCRISIMAAAARMTELGCRVPDLETVLPPLLARVPTIQDS
- a CDS encoding 5-methylcytosine restriction system specificity protein McrC produces the protein MIIDAKCKPLNDRCGVDREDLYQLNSYLTAHKAELGALAYPTLDQQPPPDIQQRNPWLTQQNRAMNFVQLPTTESDCTTALSTLITSRRMDTLD
- a CDS encoding integrase — encoded protein: MFATEAIGGGLLGHSNINTTQAYLAVFDEELIRAYRAFVDHRRTERPQAEYREPTDEEWREFQQHFQTRKLELGERGRPYGTPCKHEHACVRCPSLRLDPAARPRLVEIIANLRDRIQEAQLNGWLGEVAGLRTSLNEAARKLVSLDRTKDRATSQVALGIPIITDRRT